A window from Chlamydia gallinacea 08-1274/3 encodes these proteins:
- the cdsZ gene encoding zinc ribbon domain regulatory protein CdsZ: MHEALQNILAIQELDIKMIRLTRVKKEHQKELTKVQSLKADIRHKVREKELEMENLKNQIKQGENRIQEISEQINKLENQQAAVKKMDEFNALTQEMTAANKERRALEHQLSDLMDKQAGSEDLIVSLKESLASTESSSLAIEKEICESIKKINEEGQALLKQRSALKEVTDPEMFLIYERLLNNKKDRVIVPIENRVCSGCHIVLTPQHENLVRKKDRLIFCEHCSRVLYWREPETLVSDDSSVVKRRRRRSAV, encoded by the coding sequence ATGCATGAAGCCCTTCAAAATATTTTAGCCATTCAAGAGCTAGATATTAAAATGATTCGCTTGACACGAGTCAAAAAAGAACATCAAAAAGAATTAACTAAAGTCCAATCTCTAAAAGCCGATATTCGCCACAAGGTTCGTGAAAAAGAATTAGAGATGGAAAATTTGAAAAATCAAATTAAGCAGGGTGAAAATCGAATTCAAGAGATTTCCGAGCAAATTAATAAATTAGAAAACCAACAAGCTGCTGTAAAAAAAATGGATGAGTTTAATGCTCTTACTCAAGAAATGACAGCAGCGAATAAAGAGCGCCGAGCCTTAGAGCATCAGCTCAGTGATCTCATGGATAAACAAGCTGGTAGTGAGGATCTCATCGTCTCACTAAAGGAAAGTCTTGCTTCCACAGAAAGTAGTAGCCTGGCTATTGAAAAAGAAATTTGTGAAAGCATAAAAAAAATCAATGAAGAAGGGCAGGCGTTATTAAAACAACGCAGCGCACTAAAAGAAGTCACTGATCCCGAAATGTTTCTCATTTACGAGCGCCTACTGAATAATAAAAAAGATCGTGTTATCGTACCTATTGAAAACCGTGTGTGTAGTGGATGTCATATTGTATTAACTCCCCAACATGAAAATTTAGTGCGTAAAAAAGACCGTTTAATTTTTTGTGAACATTGTTCTCGAGTTTTATATTGGCGAGAACCAGAAACTCTTGTTTCTGATGACTCCTCAGTAGTAAAACGTCGACGACGTCGCTCTGCTGTTTAA